The following coding sequences lie in one Balneola vulgaris DSM 17893 genomic window:
- the murA gene encoding UDP-N-acetylglucosamine 1-carboxyvinyltransferase produces the protein MDKFVIKGGTPLKGTIAISGSKNAALPIIAASLLGNSPSTIRNTPRLQDIYTFNNVLRVVGAKVDFQEEQNTLEIDPTGVSHLEAPYDLVRKMRASFYMLGALVGKHGYAKVSLPGGCAWGPRPVDLHLKGMEAMGIDISLDKGYVIAKADKELAESSFTLKPSSVGATVNLLLAAVLRTKKFTINNAAKEPDVVQLCNFLVKMGANIEGIGTDTLIISGVDELKGIEVDNDPDRIEVGTFMIAGAMIPDSDLTLTGCNPDHLGSFLPVFKKTGADVKVDGTTISVKAPKQLKAVSIKTEIYPGFPTDMQAQWATMMTQAEGASKVTDTVYFDRFSYVPELTRLGADMHLEKNTAHIQGKTPLEGASVMSTDLRASVSLVLAAMVAENTTEVLRVYHLDRGYESLEHKLNAVGAEITRVDE, from the coding sequence TTGGATAAATTTGTGATTAAAGGCGGTACCCCTTTAAAAGGTACCATTGCTATTAGTGGTTCAAAAAATGCGGCATTACCTATCATAGCTGCATCTCTATTAGGAAATTCCCCATCTACCATTCGAAACACACCTCGACTGCAAGATATTTACACCTTCAACAATGTACTGAGAGTTGTAGGTGCTAAGGTTGACTTTCAGGAAGAGCAAAACACCTTAGAAATTGACCCTACTGGGGTTTCACATCTGGAAGCACCTTACGACTTAGTTCGCAAGATGCGTGCTTCTTTCTATATGCTTGGTGCTTTAGTTGGCAAGCATGGCTATGCAAAAGTATCGCTTCCGGGTGGATGCGCATGGGGACCTCGTCCCGTTGACCTTCACCTTAAAGGCATGGAAGCCATGGGTATCGACATCTCTTTAGACAAAGGGTATGTAATAGCCAAGGCCGATAAAGAACTTGCTGAAAGCAGTTTCACTCTGAAACCAAGTAGTGTTGGAGCTACCGTAAATTTACTCTTAGCTGCTGTGCTTCGTACCAAGAAGTTTACGATTAACAATGCTGCAAAAGAACCCGATGTGGTTCAATTGTGCAATTTCTTAGTAAAAATGGGAGCCAACATTGAAGGCATTGGCACCGATACCCTTATCATATCTGGCGTAGATGAATTAAAAGGCATCGAAGTAGATAATGACCCAGATCGTATTGAAGTGGGTACCTTTATGATTGCCGGAGCTATGATTCCGGATTCAGATCTTACCTTAACAGGATGCAATCCCGACCACCTTGGCTCTTTCTTGCCTGTTTTCAAGAAAACTGGTGCTGATGTGAAGGTAGATGGAACTACCATTTCGGTTAAAGCCCCTAAGCAATTAAAAGCGGTGTCTATCAAAACAGAGATCTACCCTGGTTTCCCAACTGATATGCAGGCGCAATGGGCAACAATGATGACGCAAGCGGAAGGAGCATCGAAAGTGACCGATACGGTGTATTTCGATCGTTTTAGCTATGTACCTGAACTCACACGTTTAGGGGCCGACATGCACCTCGAAAAGAACACGGCACACATCCAAGGAAAAACGCCTTTAGAAGGTGCTTCGGTAATGAGTACCGATCTACGCGCAAGTGTAAGCCTTGTATTGGCTGCAATGGTTGCTGAAAATACAACGGAAGTATTGCGTGTATATCACCTCGATCGTGGCTATGAATCCCTAGAACACAAATTAAATGCTGTGGGTGCTGAAATCACCCGAGTGGATGAATAA
- a CDS encoding arsenate reductase family protein, translating to MLHVIGIKNCNKIRDTRAWLSDNGIDYEFVDLKKEPLTIDEIKELEFKVGLDVLVNTRGTTYRNLGLKDKELTDEEMIQTLFENQSMIKRPVLVQDEAVLVGFDEEAIENFVKANNDEEE from the coding sequence ATGTTGCACGTAATTGGCATAAAAAACTGTAATAAAATCAGAGATACACGCGCTTGGTTAAGTGATAATGGAATTGATTATGAGTTCGTAGATTTAAAGAAAGAACCACTCACTATTGATGAGATCAAAGAGCTGGAGTTTAAAGTAGGCTTAGATGTGTTAGTTAATACACGTGGTACCACTTATCGTAATTTGGGATTAAAGGATAAAGAACTAACTGATGAAGAAATGATTCAGACTTTATTCGAGAATCAGTCAATGATTAAACGTCCAGTGCTTGTTCAAGACGAAGCCGTTCTTGTAGGCTTTGATGAAGAAGCGATTGAAAACTTCGTGAAAGCAAATAACGACGAAGAAGAGTAA
- a CDS encoding Rne/Rng family ribonuclease, with product MKNQIIIHSSGDQARIALLEDRELAQLFIQSEENQRTVGNIYVAKVHKVMSGIRAAFIDMGTPKDAFLHFSDAGDHLDEYVAMLNGRNAIPNYAKDDIKNKENLSNVEKQMLAGKVLRNGQKLLVQIVKEPIGSKGPRVSTDITIAGRFLVLIPMGDYIAVSKKISNYKERRRLKNVLGDMVPDGFGVIVRTVAQGQDDKAIEDDLRDVLKKWERILDKLETAKPPSLLHRDLDMTESLIRDLFAKNYDRVLVDDQKLYRNIKSYVSQIAPKMVPNVQLYKGKEHIFDHTNISEDVNSIFNPKVRMRSGGYLIFEQTEAMYVVDVNSGPYAAKAKQEDNSLKTNLDAAREIAKQLRLRDIGGIIVVDFIDLKDDKNRKKIYDELKKEFRKDPAKTNLIGMSDFGLVQITRQRIRPSVINSVSKVCPMCGGSGNVVSQDTILTDIESWLSRFKHNSAYRAVDLFVNPYLKTMITKGLFSKRWKWMTKYHIKVNVIGEETISLNDFRVTLAGSDVDITEVIIRGESIDDALAAVEEVEVISTSKEDLDISKKERKPSNRGGNNHRTSGRSDNSNGRSNSRR from the coding sequence ATGAAGAATCAAATAATCATTCATTCCTCGGGCGACCAAGCCCGTATTGCGTTGCTCGAAGACCGAGAGCTCGCTCAATTATTCATTCAATCCGAAGAGAACCAGCGTACTGTTGGTAATATATATGTAGCGAAAGTCCATAAAGTGATGAGTGGTATTAGAGCCGCTTTCATCGATATGGGAACTCCTAAAGATGCTTTTCTTCACTTTTCGGATGCCGGAGATCACTTAGACGAATACGTTGCGATGTTAAATGGTCGCAATGCCATTCCTAATTACGCTAAGGATGATATCAAGAACAAAGAAAACCTCAGCAATGTTGAGAAACAGATGCTGGCTGGTAAAGTGCTTCGTAACGGTCAGAAGCTCCTAGTTCAGATTGTAAAGGAGCCTATTGGCTCGAAAGGCCCACGTGTTTCTACCGATATCACTATAGCTGGGCGTTTCTTAGTGTTAATTCCAATGGGCGATTATATTGCCGTATCTAAGAAAATCTCGAATTACAAAGAACGTCGCCGTTTAAAAAATGTACTCGGCGATATGGTTCCCGATGGATTTGGTGTAATCGTAAGAACGGTTGCTCAGGGACAAGACGATAAGGCTATTGAAGACGATTTAAGAGATGTGTTAAAGAAATGGGAACGTATTCTTGATAAACTAGAAACGGCTAAACCCCCTTCTCTTCTGCACCGCGATTTAGATATGACCGAGAGTTTGATTCGTGATCTATTCGCTAAAAATTACGATCGCGTACTGGTTGACGATCAAAAGCTATATAGAAACATCAAATCGTATGTTTCTCAGATAGCACCAAAGATGGTTCCTAATGTGCAGCTCTATAAAGGCAAGGAACACATTTTTGATCACACCAACATTTCTGAAGATGTGAACTCCATCTTCAATCCTAAAGTGAGAATGAGATCGGGTGGATACCTTATCTTCGAACAAACGGAAGCCATGTATGTGGTGGATGTGAACTCGGGTCCTTATGCCGCGAAAGCCAAGCAAGAGGATAATTCGCTTAAAACCAATTTAGATGCCGCTCGTGAGATCGCTAAGCAACTTCGCTTACGTGATATTGGGGGCATTATCGTGGTCGACTTTATTGATTTAAAAGACGACAAAAACAGAAAGAAAATTTATGATGAGCTAAAGAAGGAATTCCGTAAAGACCCAGCTAAGACCAATCTTATTGGCATGAGTGACTTCGGTTTAGTTCAGATTACGCGCCAGCGTATTCGCCCAAGTGTAATCAACTCTGTATCTAAAGTATGCCCAATGTGTGGCGGCTCTGGTAATGTTGTAAGCCAGGATACTATCCTCACTGATATCGAGAGTTGGTTAAGTCGCTTCAAACACAACTCAGCTTACAGAGCTGTTGATCTCTTTGTTAATCCGTACTTAAAAACGATGATCACCAAAGGCTTATTCAGTAAGCGCTGGAAGTGGATGACAAAGTATCATATTAAAGTAAATGTGATTGGTGAAGAGACTATTTCACTTAACGATTTTAGAGTAACCTTAGCCGGTTCAGATGTGGATATCACCGAGGTGATTATTCGCGGAGAATCGATTGATGATGCTTTAGCTGCTGTTGAAGAAGTGGAAGTGATTTCTACAAGTAAAGAAGATCTCGATATATCTAAAAAGGAACGAAAGCCGTCGAACCGTGGTGGTAATAACCACAGAACGTCAGGTCGTTCTGACAATTCGAATGGAAGATCCAACTCACGACGATAG
- a CDS encoding acetyl-CoA carboxylase biotin carboxyl carrier protein subunit translates to MKFEASINEKAIQVDLQEKENTFTVGDTTESYEFIEQNGRYLLRFGTKLYKIDNVSYDGSDIEFSINGEWHTVSVKDEQELLLDKLGFKTGNAAAEGSLKAPMPGKILDILVSEGDEVTKGQPIVILEAMKMENELKAAVDGTIASIEVEVGQSLEKNSPILEIETLG, encoded by the coding sequence ATGAAATTTGAAGCTAGCATCAACGAAAAGGCCATTCAGGTAGACCTTCAGGAAAAAGAAAATACCTTTACAGTAGGTGATACTACCGAATCGTATGAGTTCATCGAGCAAAACGGCCGTTATTTACTCCGTTTCGGAACAAAACTCTACAAGATCGATAATGTAAGTTATGACGGTTCCGACATTGAGTTTTCTATTAATGGCGAATGGCACACAGTTTCTGTAAAAGATGAGCAAGAGTTGTTATTAGATAAACTCGGATTCAAAACAGGAAATGCGGCCGCTGAAGGTTCTTTAAAAGCTCCGATGCCAGGTAAAATTTTAGATATTTTAGTATCTGAAGGCGATGAAGTAACAAAAGGTCAGCCTATTGTTATACTCGAAGCCATGAAAATGGAAAATGAATTAAAAGCCGCAGTAGATGGCACCATTGCCTCTATTGAAGTTGAAGTTGGGCAGTCTTTAGAAAAAAACTCACCCATACTGGAGATCGAGACCCTTGGATAA